From the genome of Brevibacterium sp. JSBI002, one region includes:
- a CDS encoding NUDIX domain-containing protein yields MSSSENDPNVAAGAASESATSDSAAEQNAQAANSTRLPDGRPPRRSGDGWTYGADGKKHWGLNGAAGLMLVDPERGVLMQHRALWSVEGGTWGFPGGARDMGESAVEAAVRESWEEAGVPDQDGSGIEILETHVLDLDTWSYTTVIAKTLRRFDAVINDPESIQLAWVPLDDLNDYELHPGVASALPALLELLRPHL; encoded by the coding sequence ATGTCCTCGTCTGAAAACGATCCGAATGTTGCCGCAGGTGCTGCCTCCGAAAGCGCAACTTCCGACAGCGCCGCCGAGCAGAATGCACAGGCGGCGAACTCCACGCGCCTGCCCGACGGTCGGCCGCCTCGGCGATCAGGTGACGGGTGGACGTACGGGGCCGATGGGAAGAAGCATTGGGGCCTCAACGGGGCAGCGGGGCTCATGCTCGTCGATCCCGAGCGCGGAGTGCTCATGCAGCACCGGGCGCTGTGGTCGGTCGAGGGCGGGACCTGGGGATTCCCCGGCGGCGCCCGCGATATGGGCGAGTCGGCGGTCGAGGCCGCTGTCCGTGAGTCTTGGGAAGAGGCCGGGGTGCCTGACCAGGACGGATCGGGCATCGAGATCCTCGAGACGCACGTCCTCGACCTGGACACTTGGTCGTACACGACGGTGATCGCGAAGACCCTGCGCCGCTTCGACGCGGTCATCAACGACCCCGAGAGCATCCAGCTGGCGTGGGTGCCGCTGGACGACCTCAACGACTACGAACTGCATCCGGGAGTCGCCTCCGCGCTGCCGGCGCTGCTGGAGCTGCTCCGACCTCACTTGTGA
- a CDS encoding sugar-binding domain-containing protein — translation MSEHKVVDAEGRPMSTVPTARHRRFLAQLARDHYLEGRSKVEIGKANGLSRFQVARLLQEAVDTGVVTITIEADAGEADGLAEQAAAALGLDSVIIVDIPDETQASQQMGRAALSLVGRHAHAGMRIGLSWSRTLDSAAAFTPALPRCTIVQLAGALQLESHRPSSEIFTRLGQDPAVSMVRLPAPLLVTEAGTAADLRALPEISGTLAAADDLDLAVVSVASWAEGLSSVWEKCSPAQRQAGIADGAIAEVSGRLFAADGTDVTTIDDRVIAVTLDQLRRASTTVGVARGAERARAVRAACAAGILDIAVIDRALADEILAEAADPGAAPAEEEFR, via the coding sequence ATGAGCGAACACAAAGTCGTCGACGCCGAAGGGAGGCCCATGTCCACGGTGCCCACCGCCCGCCACCGCCGCTTCCTCGCACAGCTGGCCCGCGATCACTACCTCGAGGGGCGGTCCAAGGTCGAGATCGGCAAGGCGAACGGGCTCAGCCGGTTCCAGGTCGCCCGCCTCCTCCAAGAGGCCGTCGACACCGGAGTCGTGACCATCACCATCGAAGCCGATGCCGGTGAAGCCGATGGCCTGGCCGAGCAGGCTGCCGCAGCGCTCGGCCTCGACTCGGTCATCATCGTCGACATCCCCGACGAGACCCAGGCCTCCCAGCAGATGGGTCGAGCCGCGCTGTCGCTGGTCGGCCGCCACGCCCATGCGGGGATGCGCATCGGCCTGTCCTGGTCGCGCACCTTGGATTCCGCGGCCGCGTTCACCCCGGCCCTGCCCCGCTGCACGATCGTCCAGCTCGCCGGGGCGCTGCAGCTGGAATCGCACCGTCCCAGCTCGGAGATCTTCACCCGGCTGGGTCAGGATCCAGCCGTGAGCATGGTCCGCCTGCCTGCCCCGCTGCTTGTCACAGAGGCCGGAACCGCCGCTGACCTGCGGGCCCTGCCCGAGATCTCCGGGACCTTGGCCGCCGCCGATGACCTCGACCTCGCCGTGGTCTCCGTGGCCTCCTGGGCCGAAGGTCTGTCCTCGGTGTGGGAGAAGTGCTCCCCCGCCCAGCGTCAGGCCGGCATCGCCGACGGTGCCATCGCCGAGGTGTCCGGACGTCTCTTCGCCGCCGACGGAACCGATGTCACCACGATCGACGATCGCGTCATCGCCGTCACCCTCGATCAGCTCCGCCGCGCTTCGACGACCGTGGGAGTCGCCCGTGGAGCCGAGCGCGCCCGCGCGGTCCGTGCCGCCTGTGCCGCCGGGATCCTCGATATCGCGGTCATCGACCGTGCGTTGGCCGATGAGATCCTCGCCGAGGCGGCCGACCCCGGTGCCGCGCCAGCTGAGGAGGAGTTCCGATGA
- a CDS encoding glutamate--cysteine ligase codes for MVDFARSPRSTLGVEWELALLDSRSLDLTPAAETLLADVAEHAPEYEKHIVGEMLTNTIELVTGVHSQVSTVAEDLATSIGALRKLTEARGVELMSAGTHPFAQWQSQEVRAKDRYLELVDRTQWWGRNMLIFGVHVHVGIDSRDKVLPIVNALLAYVPHLQALSASSPFWGGTDTGYASNRAMMFQQLPTAGLPFQFDAWADYEKYVDDMLTTGIIDNINEIRWDIRPAPHWGTVEVRVCDGLPTLEEILAVTAFIQCLVDDMSERLDAGETLPTMPDWFHNENKWRAARYGMDAIIIENAAADERLVTECLADEIERLSPVAERLGCVDELHSITSIIERGVPYQRLQKVFGTTGSLTEVTRSLIGDLRNSYS; via the coding sequence ATGGTCGATTTCGCACGCTCTCCCCGCTCCACCCTCGGTGTCGAGTGGGAACTGGCTCTGCTGGATTCTCGCAGCCTGGATCTGACCCCGGCCGCCGAGACTCTGTTGGCGGATGTGGCCGAGCATGCGCCCGAATACGAGAAGCACATCGTCGGAGAGATGCTGACGAACACCATCGAGCTCGTCACCGGCGTGCACAGCCAGGTGTCGACCGTCGCTGAGGATCTGGCCACCTCGATCGGGGCGCTGCGGAAGCTGACCGAGGCACGCGGTGTCGAACTCATGTCGGCGGGCACCCACCCGTTCGCGCAGTGGCAGTCGCAGGAGGTCCGGGCGAAGGACCGTTATCTCGAACTCGTCGATCGCACCCAGTGGTGGGGCCGGAACATGCTGATCTTCGGTGTCCACGTCCACGTCGGCATCGACTCGCGCGACAAGGTGCTGCCGATCGTCAACGCACTGCTCGCCTATGTCCCGCACCTGCAGGCACTGTCCGCGTCGTCTCCGTTCTGGGGAGGCACGGACACCGGCTATGCCTCGAACCGGGCGATGATGTTCCAACAGCTGCCGACGGCCGGTCTGCCGTTCCAGTTCGATGCGTGGGCGGACTACGAGAAGTACGTCGACGATATGCTCACCACCGGCATCATCGACAACATCAACGAGATCCGCTGGGACATCCGCCCCGCACCGCACTGGGGCACCGTCGAGGTCCGTGTCTGCGACGGACTGCCGACGCTTGAGGAGATCCTCGCGGTCACTGCGTTCATCCAGTGCCTCGTCGATGACATGTCCGAGCGCCTCGACGCCGGTGAGACCCTGCCGACGATGCCCGATTGGTTCCACAACGAGAACAAATGGCGCGCCGCCCGCTACGGCATGGACGCGATCATCATCGAGAACGCCGCGGCCGACGAGCGTCTCGTCACCGAATGCCTCGCCGATGAGATCGAGCGGCTCTCGCCCGTCGCCGAACGCCTCGGCTGTGTCGACGAGCTGCACTCGATCACCTCGATCATCGAACGCGGCGTGCCTTACCAGCGCCTGCAGAAGGTCTTCGGCACCACGGGTTCACTCACCGAGGTGACCCGCTCGCTCATCGGCGACCTCCGCAACTCCTACAGCTGA
- a CDS encoding carbohydrate ABC transporter permease — protein sequence MFEVSAPAAERASQPISPPKPRAKDRWLKRAPMLPALIFVILVTQIPFAITIIISFMNWNAAYPDDISFGTLQNYVTVFTDANLLKAVIVTVGLTVGVVLASALLGLGIALLLDRKFIGRGLVRTLMITPFLVVPVAAALLFKHAIFNPSYGLINGLLTTVFGENAPQPDLMTSNPLLGIGIVLVWQWTPFMMLIMLAGLQSRPMDVYEAALVDGAGPWQTFRFITLPHLRRYIELAALLGTIYIVQNFDMVFTMTSGGLGTATLPYVIYQEFFVAQDYGVASAVGVIVVIASLITATFALRTASTLLKEENS from the coding sequence ATGTTCGAAGTGTCAGCTCCAGCCGCCGAGCGTGCATCGCAGCCGATCTCGCCGCCGAAACCCCGTGCCAAGGACCGATGGCTCAAACGCGCGCCCATGCTGCCGGCGCTGATCTTCGTCATCCTCGTCACTCAGATCCCGTTCGCGATCACGATCATCATCTCGTTCATGAACTGGAACGCCGCCTACCCCGATGACATCAGCTTCGGGACGCTGCAGAACTATGTCACCGTCTTCACCGATGCGAACCTGCTCAAGGCCGTCATCGTCACCGTCGGGCTCACGGTCGGCGTCGTGCTGGCCTCGGCTCTGCTGGGCCTGGGCATCGCCCTGCTGCTCGATCGGAAGTTCATCGGCCGCGGTCTCGTCCGCACCCTGATGATCACCCCGTTCCTCGTCGTCCCCGTCGCCGCCGCGCTGCTGTTCAAGCACGCGATCTTCAACCCCTCGTACGGCCTCATCAACGGACTGCTGACCACCGTGTTCGGGGAGAACGCCCCGCAGCCGGACCTCATGACCTCGAACCCGCTGCTGGGCATCGGGATCGTCCTCGTCTGGCAGTGGACGCCGTTCATGATGCTCATCATGCTCGCCGGACTGCAGTCACGACCCATGGACGTCTACGAGGCGGCCCTCGTCGACGGCGCCGGACCCTGGCAGACCTTCCGCTTCATCACCCTGCCCCACCTGCGCCGATACATCGAACTCGCCGCACTGCTGGGCACCATCTACATCGTCCAGAACTTCGACATGGTCTTCACCATGACTTCCGGAGGACTCGGCACCGCCACCCTGCCGTACGTCATCTACCAGGAGTTCTTCGTCGCTCAGGACTACGGAGTCGCCTCCGCCGTCGGCGTCATCGTCGTCATCGCCTCCCTCATCACCGCGACCTTCGCCCTGCGCACCGCATCGACCCTGCTCAAGGAGGAGAACTCATGA
- a CDS encoding ABC transporter ATP-binding protein translates to MATVTFDKALRQYPEALKPSVDEVSLDIADGEFLVLVGPSGCGKSTTLRMLAGLEPVDSGHIRIGDHDVTDLSPRERDIAMVFQNYALYPHMSVRENMAFALKIAGVAKQERDQRVEEAARLLDLEPYLDRKPKALSGGQRQRVAMGRAIVRSPQVFLMDEPLSNLDAKLRVQTRAQIASLTRRLGVTTVYVTHDQVEAMTMGDRVAVLADGRLQQVDTPANLYDRPANLFVAGFMGSPAMNLVDVPVEGTSLRLGDVELSLTAQQRDQVTGETVTVGIRPEDLQVTETQGLEVTVDLVEELGADAYVHGRAVLASGEKTVVARVAGRSTIRRGDTVRVAPDAARLHLFDTDSGSRLAEDARRAA, encoded by the coding sequence ATGGCCACAGTCACCTTCGACAAAGCACTTCGTCAATACCCCGAGGCACTCAAGCCCTCCGTCGACGAGGTCAGCCTCGACATCGCCGACGGGGAGTTCCTCGTCCTCGTCGGCCCCTCGGGCTGCGGGAAGTCGACGACCCTGCGCATGCTCGCCGGGCTCGAACCCGTCGATTCCGGGCACATCCGCATCGGCGACCACGATGTCACGGACCTCTCCCCCAGGGAACGCGATATTGCGATGGTGTTCCAGAACTATGCGCTCTACCCGCATATGAGCGTGCGCGAGAACATGGCCTTTGCCCTGAAGATCGCGGGAGTCGCCAAGCAGGAACGCGATCAGCGCGTCGAGGAGGCAGCCCGCCTGCTCGACCTGGAGCCGTACCTCGACCGCAAACCGAAGGCGCTGTCCGGCGGGCAGCGACAGCGAGTGGCGATGGGGCGTGCCATCGTCCGGTCCCCGCAGGTCTTCCTCATGGACGAGCCGCTGTCGAACCTCGATGCGAAGCTGCGGGTGCAGACCCGCGCGCAGATCGCCTCCCTGACCCGCCGCCTCGGCGTCACCACCGTCTACGTCACCCACGATCAGGTCGAGGCGATGACGATGGGCGACCGGGTCGCGGTCCTCGCCGACGGCCGCCTGCAGCAGGTGGACACTCCGGCGAACCTCTACGACCGACCGGCGAACCTCTTCGTCGCGGGCTTCATGGGCTCGCCGGCGATGAACCTCGTCGACGTGCCGGTCGAGGGCACGTCGCTGCGCCTCGGCGATGTCGAGCTGTCCCTGACTGCGCAGCAGCGGGACCAGGTCACCGGTGAGACGGTCACCGTCGGCATCCGCCCGGAGGATCTGCAGGTCACCGAGACGCAAGGCCTCGAGGTCACCGTCGATCTCGTCGAGGAGCTCGGCGCCGATGCCTACGTCCACGGTCGAGCAGTCCTGGCCTCGGGCGAGAAGACGGTCGTGGCGCGTGTCGCCGGTCGGTCGACGATCCGTCGCGGGGACACCGTGCGCGTCGCTCCCGATGCGGCGCGCCTGCACCTCTTCGACACCGATTCGGGCAGCCGATTGGCCGAGGACGCACGCCGCGCCGCGTGA
- a CDS encoding xylulokinase — translation MSTARRFVAGVDSSTQSCKVVIADPDSGDIIRTGSAPHPPGTEVDPEAWWTALQEAIAAAGGLDDVAGLSISGQQHGLVALDAEGRVIRDALLWNDLRSKVAARDLIAEVGAADYVARTGVLPVASFTAAKLRWLRDAEPDNAARVAAVALPHDWLSWRFLGYGPADVSVRGPVLEALVTDASDASGTAYFDPSAPGYDLDLFRIAFGAPAREAAGLPCAADTDVEAESPDVDGDGDGQAASAIILPRVLAPNEAAGHSPDEILVGPGAGDNAAAALGLGVTSGDLVISIGTSGTVFGTTDLPIADSSGAVAGFASADGGRLPLVATLNAARVLDSAAKLLRVSHDELAALALASRPGADGLTLVPYFEGERTPNLPDATARLEGMTLANSAAENVARAFVEGMLCGLADGLDAVQAQGLEAGRLLLIGGAARNPAVREVARDIFTVPIDVPEQAEYVAIGAARQAAWTLSGSLPDWSVELVATLHPRPSRVRQQYRFFAAQTAAQQTANTVSPGHTTSETTSSEPSMTERSSSELSSSQRSSSDQSLTDHRGSSGAHASVKG, via the coding sequence ATGAGCACGGCTCGCAGGTTCGTCGCCGGTGTCGACTCTTCGACCCAGAGCTGCAAGGTCGTCATCGCCGATCCGGACTCCGGTGACATCATCCGCACCGGTTCGGCTCCGCACCCTCCCGGCACCGAGGTCGATCCCGAAGCTTGGTGGACGGCCCTGCAGGAGGCGATCGCGGCTGCCGGCGGACTCGACGATGTCGCGGGGCTGAGCATCAGCGGTCAGCAGCATGGACTCGTCGCCCTCGACGCCGAGGGCCGCGTCATCCGCGATGCCCTGCTGTGGAACGATCTGCGCAGCAAGGTCGCTGCCAGAGACCTCATCGCCGAGGTCGGAGCCGCCGACTATGTCGCACGCACCGGGGTCCTGCCCGTCGCCTCCTTCACCGCCGCCAAACTGCGGTGGCTGCGCGATGCCGAACCGGACAATGCCGCCCGGGTCGCCGCCGTCGCCCTGCCGCATGACTGGCTGAGCTGGCGCTTTCTCGGCTACGGCCCTGCCGACGTCTCCGTCCGCGGTCCTGTGCTCGAGGCTCTGGTCACCGACGCATCCGACGCCAGCGGCACTGCCTACTTCGACCCTTCCGCTCCTGGCTACGATCTCGATCTCTTCCGCATCGCCTTCGGTGCGCCCGCCCGTGAGGCTGCGGGCCTGCCGTGCGCCGCGGATACGGACGTGGAGGCGGAATCACCGGACGTGGACGGGGACGGGGACGGGCAAGCCGCCTCGGCGATCATCCTTCCCCGCGTCCTCGCCCCCAACGAGGCGGCCGGGCACAGCCCGGACGAAATCCTCGTGGGCCCCGGGGCCGGCGACAATGCGGCCGCGGCGCTGGGACTCGGGGTCACCTCGGGGGATCTCGTCATCTCGATCGGAACGTCCGGCACGGTCTTCGGCACCACCGACCTGCCCATCGCCGATTCGTCCGGCGCGGTCGCCGGTTTCGCCTCGGCCGACGGCGGGCGCCTGCCGCTGGTCGCCACGCTCAACGCCGCCCGCGTCCTCGATTCGGCGGCGAAGCTGCTGCGGGTCAGCCACGACGAACTCGCGGCCCTCGCGCTGGCATCTCGGCCGGGAGCGGACGGGCTCACGCTCGTGCCGTACTTCGAGGGCGAGCGCACCCCGAACCTGCCCGATGCCACGGCCCGCCTCGAGGGGATGACCTTGGCGAACTCCGCGGCGGAGAACGTCGCCCGTGCCTTCGTCGAGGGAATGCTGTGCGGTCTGGCCGACGGGCTCGATGCGGTGCAGGCGCAGGGGCTGGAGGCCGGACGGCTGCTCCTCATCGGCGGGGCGGCACGCAATCCTGCCGTCCGTGAGGTCGCCCGCGATATCTTCACCGTGCCCATCGACGTTCCCGAGCAAGCCGAATACGTTGCCATCGGTGCGGCCCGGCAGGCGGCGTGGACGCTGTCGGGGAGCCTGCCGGACTGGAGCGTCGAGCTCGTCGCCACTCTGCATCCGCGGCCATCGCGGGTGCGTCAGCAGTACCGGTTCTTTGCGGCGCAGACGGCTGCACAGCAGACGGCAAACACCGTCTCGCCGGGCCACACGACGTCCGAAACAACTTCGTCAGAACCCTCTATGACCGAACGCTCATCGTCCGAGCTCTCTTCCTCCCAACGCTCATCGTCCGATCAATCACTGACCGATCACCGTGGATCTTCGGGTGCGCACGCATCCGTGAAAGGTTGA
- a CDS encoding carbohydrate ABC transporter permease, whose translation MSTPDLTVDAHPAPGVTPTPTEPGGPGSAQPPRRKANAPRRPGQGRAGKILLGLLAWFVGLLFVSPLLWMLLTSLHAETDASTNPPSYFAPLTLESFVNFFGGGNGASPWPFLINSAVAAIVSTLIVLVLSTMAAYSLAIRRIERWSDVLFFLLSTKMLPMVAGLLPVYLVAKSFGILDTWLLLIIIYSAMNMPIAVWMMRSFLAEVPVEVLEAAELDGARLPRVFMQILLPLTAPGLAATALICFIFSWNELLFATVLTSTAASTAPVFLTSFVTSQGLFLAQVCAASLIISVPVLVAGIAAQDKLVQGLSMGAVK comes from the coding sequence ATGAGCACCCCCGACCTCACCGTCGACGCCCACCCCGCACCCGGGGTGACCCCCACCCCGACCGAACCGGGCGGACCCGGATCCGCACAGCCGCCTCGGCGAAAGGCGAACGCACCGAGGCGGCCCGGCCAAGGGCGGGCGGGCAAGATCCTGCTCGGCCTGTTGGCCTGGTTCGTCGGACTCCTGTTCGTCTCACCCCTGCTGTGGATGCTGCTGACCAGCCTGCACGCGGAGACCGACGCCTCGACGAATCCGCCGAGCTACTTCGCTCCGCTGACGCTGGAGTCCTTCGTCAACTTCTTCGGCGGCGGCAACGGCGCGAGCCCGTGGCCGTTCCTCATCAACTCAGCGGTCGCCGCGATCGTCTCGACCCTCATCGTCCTCGTCCTCTCCACGATGGCTGCATACTCACTGGCGATCCGCCGCATCGAACGCTGGTCGGACGTGCTGTTCTTCCTCCTGTCGACGAAGATGCTGCCGATGGTCGCGGGCCTCCTGCCCGTCTACCTCGTCGCGAAATCCTTCGGCATCCTCGACACCTGGCTGCTGCTCATCATCATCTACTCGGCGATGAACATGCCGATCGCGGTGTGGATGATGCGCTCCTTCCTCGCCGAGGTGCCCGTCGAAGTCCTCGAAGCCGCCGAACTCGACGGCGCCCGCCTGCCGCGTGTATTCATGCAGATCCTGCTGCCGCTGACCGCGCCCGGACTGGCCGCGACCGCCCTGATCTGCTTCATCTTCTCGTGGAACGAACTCCTCTTCGCCACCGTGCTCACCTCCACGGCGGCGTCGACGGCCCCCGTGTTCCTCACCAGCTTCGTCACCTCCCAGGGACTGTTCCTGGCGCAGGTGTGCGCGGCGTCGCTCATCATCTCCGTGCCCGTGCTCGTGGCCGGAATCGCCGCCCAGGACAAACTCGTCCAGGGCCTGTCCATGGGAGCCGTCAAATGA
- a CDS encoding mannitol dehydrogenase family protein, protein MTASTTALTLNAQNLAEVADHGIAVPSYDRSAVSPGIVHFGVGGFHRAHMAMVLDDLLGAGLASDWGIVGAGVLPHDVAMRDALADQDHLYTLTLKHADGTKERRVIGSIIDYRFGPDDPQGLLDLLTDKAIRIVSLTVTEGGYNVNPITGEFITDEPTIVADVEAVRAGELPATVFGYVVSALRARREAGVAPFTVQSCDNISENGDVAAKMFSAFARLVDAELAEWIAESVAFPNSMVDRITPATTDGDRADLLADTGVTDAWPVVAEPFFQWVLEDDFTSGRPPYEEAGVQVVDDVQPYEHMKLRLLNSGHQGLAYFGLLGGYTFAHEAMANSDIPVYLRRYMDEEGTPSLAPLPGIDLDAYKDSLIERFSNPEIRDTLARLGAESSDRIPKWLLPVVKDNLASGRPIEVAAAICASWARYAEGHDESGGRFTIVDRYADELQAVAATQGEDPLAFVRQEQFFGPLAEEPRFTEPYLKALTSLHERGAKETARRLAAHEEL, encoded by the coding sequence ATGACCGCATCGACCACCGCGCTGACACTCAATGCCCAGAACCTCGCCGAGGTGGCCGACCACGGCATCGCCGTCCCCTCCTATGATCGGTCGGCCGTGAGCCCCGGCATCGTCCACTTCGGAGTGGGCGGATTCCACCGCGCGCACATGGCGATGGTCCTCGACGACCTGCTTGGGGCTGGGCTCGCCAGCGACTGGGGGATCGTCGGAGCCGGGGTGCTGCCCCACGACGTGGCCATGCGCGATGCTCTCGCCGACCAGGACCACCTGTACACGCTGACGCTCAAACACGCCGATGGAACCAAGGAGCGTCGGGTGATCGGGTCGATCATCGACTACCGGTTCGGGCCCGATGATCCGCAGGGACTGCTCGACCTGCTCACCGATAAGGCGATCCGGATCGTCTCCCTGACCGTCACCGAGGGCGGATACAACGTCAACCCCATCACCGGAGAGTTCATCACCGATGAGCCGACGATCGTCGCCGATGTCGAAGCCGTGAGGGCAGGGGAGCTGCCGGCCACCGTCTTCGGCTATGTCGTCTCCGCTCTGCGCGCACGGCGGGAGGCCGGAGTCGCACCGTTCACCGTGCAGTCGTGCGACAACATCTCGGAGAACGGCGATGTGGCGGCGAAGATGTTCTCTGCCTTCGCTCGCCTCGTCGATGCCGAACTTGCCGAATGGATCGCCGAGTCAGTGGCGTTCCCGAACTCGATGGTCGATCGCATCACCCCAGCCACCACCGACGGCGACCGGGCCGACCTGCTCGCCGACACGGGCGTCACCGATGCCTGGCCGGTCGTCGCCGAGCCCTTCTTCCAATGGGTGCTCGAGGACGATTTCACCTCTGGCCGTCCTCCCTATGAAGAGGCCGGGGTGCAGGTCGTCGACGATGTGCAGCCCTATGAGCACATGAAGCTGCGGCTGCTCAACTCCGGGCATCAGGGGCTCGCGTACTTCGGTCTCCTCGGCGGGTACACCTTCGCCCATGAGGCGATGGCGAACTCGGACATCCCCGTCTACCTGCGCCGATACATGGACGAGGAAGGCACACCGAGCCTGGCGCCGCTGCCCGGAATCGACCTGGACGCCTACAAGGACTCGCTCATCGAACGGTTCAGCAACCCGGAGATCCGCGACACCCTCGCCCGCCTCGGCGCAGAGTCGTCCGACCGGATCCCCAAATGGCTGCTGCCGGTCGTCAAGGACAACCTCGCCTCGGGCCGCCCGATCGAGGTGGCCGCGGCGATCTGCGCCTCGTGGGCTCGGTATGCCGAAGGGCATGACGAATCCGGCGGTCGGTTCACCATCGTCGACCGCTATGCCGACGAACTGCAGGCGGTTGCCGCGACACAGGGAGAGGACCCGCTGGCCTTCGTCCGGCAGGAACAGTTCTTCGGTCCGCTGGCCGAGGAGCCGAGGTTCACCGAACCGTATCTCAAGGCAC
- a CDS encoding ABC transporter substrate-binding protein has translation MKHLITGRRATWAAIGMVGALALSGCGGAGGSSAGGGGDEVNVLMVNNPQMQDLQKLTADHFTKETGIKVNYTVLPENEVRAKIGQEFAAQAGNYDVASMSNYEIPTYAKNKWLTPMDEGVVDAEGFDQDDILAPMAESMTVDDQVYGEPFYGEGSFLMYRTDIFDKAGVEMPEKPTWDEVAKLAAKVDGAEKGTKGICLRGLPGWGEMFAPLTTVVNTFGGTWFDEDWNAQVDSKEFKEATNFYVDLIKDHGESGAPQAGYTECLTNLQQGKVAMWYDSTAATGTLEADDSPVKGKIGYVAAPVKETESSSWLYTWAWGIQAAGKNQDAAKQFVAWASSKDYEETVAEELGWQHVPAGKRTSTYENPEYQKAAKPFYQQTEDAINSADPVSPGVQPRPTLGVQFVTIPEFADLATGISEDVSSAIAGRTTADAALEKGQKEAEKVGDKYKK, from the coding sequence ATGAAACACCTGATCACGGGCCGGAGAGCCACCTGGGCGGCCATCGGCATGGTGGGAGCACTGGCATTGTCCGGCTGCGGTGGTGCCGGCGGCAGCTCGGCCGGGGGCGGCGGCGACGAAGTCAACGTCCTCATGGTCAACAACCCGCAGATGCAGGACCTGCAGAAGCTCACGGCCGACCACTTCACCAAGGAAACGGGCATCAAGGTCAACTACACCGTGCTGCCGGAGAACGAAGTGCGGGCGAAGATCGGCCAGGAGTTCGCCGCTCAGGCCGGCAACTACGACGTCGCCTCGATGTCGAACTACGAGATCCCGACCTACGCGAAGAACAAGTGGCTGACGCCCATGGACGAAGGCGTCGTCGATGCCGAGGGCTTCGACCAGGACGACATCCTCGCGCCGATGGCCGAGTCGATGACGGTCGACGACCAGGTCTATGGTGAGCCGTTCTACGGTGAGGGCTCGTTCCTCATGTACCGCACGGACATCTTCGACAAGGCAGGCGTGGAGATGCCGGAGAAGCCGACCTGGGACGAAGTCGCGAAGCTCGCGGCGAAGGTCGACGGTGCCGAGAAGGGCACGAAGGGCATCTGCCTGCGCGGACTGCCCGGTTGGGGTGAGATGTTCGCTCCGCTGACGACAGTGGTCAACACCTTCGGCGGAACCTGGTTCGACGAAGACTGGAACGCACAGGTCGATTCCAAGGAATTCAAGGAAGCCACGAACTTCTACGTCGACCTCATCAAGGACCACGGCGAATCCGGTGCCCCGCAGGCCGGCTACACCGAGTGCCTGACCAACCTGCAGCAGGGCAAGGTCGCCATGTGGTACGACTCGACGGCCGCCACCGGAACCCTCGAGGCCGACGACTCTCCCGTCAAGGGCAAGATCGGCTACGTCGCGGCGCCGGTGAAGGAGACGGAGTCGAGCTCCTGGCTCTACACCTGGGCATGGGGCATCCAGGCCGCAGGCAAGAACCAGGACGCGGCGAAGCAGTTCGTCGCCTGGGCCTCGTCGAAGGACTACGAGGAGACCGTCGCCGAGGAGCTCGGCTGGCAGCACGTGCCGGCCGGCAAGCGGACCTCGACCTACGAGAACCCCGAGTACCAGAAGGCCGCGAAGCCCTTCTACCAGCAGACCGAGGACGCCATCAACTCGGCTGATCCGGTCAGCCCCGGAGTCCAGCCGCGGCCGACGCTGGGAGTCCAGTTCGTGACGATCCCCGAATTCGCGGACCTCGCCACGGGCATCTCCGAAGACGTCAGCTCCGCTATCGCCGGTCGCACCACGGCCGATGCGGCCCTGGAGAAAGGTCAGAAGGAAGCCGAGAAGGTCGGAGACAAGTACAAGAAATGA